From a region of the Lactuca sativa cultivar Salinas chromosome 4, Lsat_Salinas_v11, whole genome shotgun sequence genome:
- the LOC111882144 gene encoding uncharacterized protein LOC111882144, protein MAIDTKEEVIYEFLEALEVEPKPSEPKPKKSKIKNEEAAEMPDSRRDPISYKPPFPFPSRAHLSLLERKHLEFIRQIKGIPINAPFIDSLAKVPEYAKFLQDLIDTQHELKKNSKVILSEQSSRDVLGEIPKKMGDLGHLTLPCEFGNKLKTYALADSGTSINLIPFSFYQKLNIQKMKGTKM, encoded by the exons ATGGCCATTGATACTAAAGAAGAGGTgatttatgagtttttagaagcaTTAGAAGTGGAGCCAAAGCCATCTGAACCAAAGCCAAAGAAGTCTAAGATCAAAAACGAAGAAGCTGCTGAAATGCCAGATTCACGTCGTGACCCGATAT CTTATAAACCGCCTTTTCCATTCCCGTCTCGAGCACATCTTAGCCTACTAGAAAGGAAACATCTGGAGTTTATTCGGCAAATAAAGGGAATTCCTATTAATGCTCCTTTTATTGATTCACTTGCAAAAGTTCCAGAATATGCTAAGTTCCTCCAAGATTTAATAGACACTCAACATGAATTGAAaaagaattccaaggtaattctAAGTGAGCAAAGCTCAAGGGATGTGTTGGGAGAGAtacctaagaagatgggagatctTGGAcacctcactcttccatgtgagtttggtaATAAGTTGAAGAcatatgctttagccgattctggaaCTAGCATTAATTTGATTCCTTTCTCGTTTTATCAAAAGTTAAATATTCAAAAAATGAAGGGTAccaaaatgtga